A window of the Electrophorus electricus isolate fEleEle1 chromosome 11, fEleEle1.pri, whole genome shotgun sequence genome harbors these coding sequences:
- the wdr17 gene encoding WD repeat-containing protein 17 isoform X1 translates to MSQVKQVGLLAAGCQPWNKDVCAASGDRFAYCATLAIYVYQLDHRYSEFKLRAIMSEHKKTITAISWCPHDPEVFASASTDHLLIVWNVAEQKAIARLDNTKGVPASISWSWNSGDSVAFVSHRGPLYVWAVSGPDAGVTVHKEAHSFLSDICLFRWHPLKKGKVVFGHTDGSLSVFQPGSKNQKHVLRPESLEGTDEEDPVTALEWDPLSTDYLLVANMHNGIRLLDCESLACVTTFSLPSAAASVQCLAWVPTAPGMFVTGDSQVGVLRVWNVSRVTPLDNFKLKKTGFHALHVLNSPPAKKDFSSISPSKTHHTSSTSEAIPPPAPSQNQIFSLPPGHAVCCFLDGGVGLYDMGSRKWDFLRDLGHVETIFDCKFKPDDPNLLATASFDGTIKVWDINTLTAVYTSPGNEGVIYSLSWAPGDLNCVAGGTSRNGAFIWDVKKGKMITRFNEHGKNGIFCIAWSHKDSKRIATCSGDGFCIIRTVDGKVLHKYKHPAAVFGCDWSQNNKDMIATGCEDKSVRVYYLATSSDQPLKVFTGHTAKVFHVRWSPLREGILCSGSDDGTVRIWDYTQDACINVLNGHTAPVRGLMWNSEVPYLLMSGSWDYTIRVWDTRDGTCLDTVFDHGADVYGLTCHPSRPFTMASCSRDSTVRLWSLTPLVAPLLVRILTDHSWDDIIGNTDRAMVPGTPPRLCGKVTRDIKQELDKLSASDARREKLRWFSECFSPPGGSHNLWDLVAVINGQDDSLLPASYGQGIMHMKHLVRFKTSEAQELTIVKMSKFGGGIGAPSKEERLKAAADIHLRLGQIQRYCELMVELGEWEKALSVAPGVSMKYWKKLMQRRADQLMKEGSNDVIPYCIATGDVKKLVNFFSSRGQLKEALLVAQAACEGNIHEPEITSIKHSGATDNDNSETYTGLLHEVSKELAEWYFQDGRAVLAACCHLAVDNKELAMASLIRGNELELAVCVGTVLGDSVSRATHYVLEILARKYMTMPTCFPCVGNRDLASRLLLMVPGSELLLAKLCAFYPGSSAEINDLHEKCGLPGLEECKALAEIASSEGDVYEAVKYYLLSPEPEKSLPIGLAFIKEQLSCPDWNVDSIYPVLNLLSYIRTDRLLLTKCSEHCNELLILCGYVGALLAIGRQYSSIVPALYEYTSQLLKRREVAVPLQIEQLSVELEAWRACTHSHNKGAEDPPYMCPTEAQRVEFSHLLRRMGEEPARGPQGPDYVTGSNLPSHSDVQISCFTGLRIQGPVFFLEDDKSAISLNDGLMWAKVNPFSPLGTGIHLNPF, encoded by the exons ATGTCACAGGTGAAACAGGTGGGGCTGTTAGCTGCTGGGTGTCAGCCCTGGAACAAGGATGTGTGTGCAGCCAGTGGGGACAGGTTTGCCTACTGTGCTACGCTCGCTATATATGTCTACCAG CTGGACCACAGGTACAGTGAGTTTAAGTTGAGGGCCATCATGTCAGAGCACAAGAAGACCATCACTGCCATCTCATGGTGTCCACATGACCCAGAGGTCTTTGCCAGCGCCAGCACAGATCACCTCCTCATCGTCTGGAACGTGGCGGAGCAGAAGGCGATTGCCCGCCTGGACAACACGAAAG GAGTGCCTGCTAGTATAAGCTGGAGCTGGAACTCAGGCGACAGCGTGGCATTTGTCTCCCACCGCGGCCCGCTCTACGTCTGGGCCGTCTCTGGGCCGGACGCGGGCGTCACCGTCCACAAGGAGGCGCACAGCTTCCTTTCCGACATCTGCCTGTTCCGCTGGCACCCGTTGAAGAAAGGCAAAGTGGTATTCGGCCACACGGATGGgagcctgtctgtctttcagcCAG GCTCGAAGAACCAGAAGCACGTGTTGCGTCCGGAGTCTCTGGAAGGGACGGACGAGGAGGACCCGGTGACAGCTCTGGAATGGGACCCGCTCAGCACAGACTACCTGCTGGTGGCCAACATGCACAACGGCATTCGGCTGCTGGACTGCGAGTCGCTGGCGTGCGTGACGACCTTCAGTTTGCCCAGCGCGGCTGCCTCTGTGCAGTGCCTGGCCTGGGTACCTACAGCACCGGGCATGTTCGTCAcggggg ATTCTCAGGTTGGCGTGCTAAGAGTGTGGAACGTGTCCAGAGTAACGCCGCTGGACAACTTCAAACTGAAGAAGACAGGCTTCCATGCCCTGCATGTTCTAAACTCCCCACCTGCCAAGAAAG acttcAGCTCGATCTCCCCGTCCAAGACCCACCACACGTCGTCCACCAGCGAGGCCATCCCTCCTCCCGCCCCTTCCCAGAATCAGATCTTCTCCCTGCCTCCTGGACACGCCGTCTGCTGCTTCCTAGATGGTGGGGTAGGACTGTACGACATGGGGTCCAGGAAGTGGGACTTCCTCCGTGACCTG GGTCATGTGGAAACCATCTTTGACTGCAAGTTCAAGCCAGACGACCCCAACCTGCTTGCCACGGCCTCGTTCGATGGGACAATCAAAGTGTGGGACATTAACACCCTCACTGCGGTGTACACGTCTCCCGGCAACGAGGGTGTCATCTACTCTCTCTCCTGGGCTCCAG GAGACCTGAACTGCGTGGCGGGGGGCACCTCACGGAACGGGGCATTTATCTGGGAcgtgaaaaaaggaaaaatgatcACAAGATTCAATGAG catgGGAAGAATGGCATATTTTGCATTGCCTGGAGCCACAAAGACTCCAAAAGAATAGCCACATGTAGTGGTGATGGATTTTG CATAATTCGAACAGTTGATGGAAAAGTCTTACACAAGTACAAGCACCCAGCAGCTGTGTTTGGCTGTGACTGGAGTCAGAATAACAA GGACATGATAGCAACTGGATGTGAGGATAAGAGCGTGAGGGTGTACTATTTAGCCACGAGCTCTGACCAGCCACTGAAGGTGTTCACGGGCCACACAGCCAAAGTGTTCCACGTGCGCTGGTCTCCTCTCCGAGAGGGGATCCTCTGTAGCGGCTCAGACGACGG gacggTGCGTATTTGGGACTACACCCAGGATGCCTGCATTAACGTTCTGAATGGACACACAGCCCCAGTGAGGGGCCTAATGTGGAACTCTGAGGTGCCCTACCTGCTTATGTCTGGAAGCTGGGACTACACCATCCGCGTGTGGGACACCAGAGACGGCACCTGCCTGGACACCGTCTTCGACCACGGAGCCGACGTCTACG GCCTGACGTGCCACCCGAGCCGGCCCTTCACCATGGCCTCCTGCTCCAGAGACTCCACCGTGCGCCTGTGGTCCCTCACCCCCCTCGTCGCCCCTCTGCTTGTCCGCATCCTCACTGACCACAGCTGGGATGACATCATAGGGAACACGG ATCGGGCGATGGTGCCTGGGACCCCCCCTCGGCTCTGCGGGAAGGTCACTAGAGACATCAAGCAGGAGCTGGACAAGCTCTCCGCTAGCGATGCCCGCCGGGAGAAGCTGCGCTGGTTCTCTGAGTGCTTTTCT CCTCCAGGAGGGAGCCACAACCTGTGGGATCTGGTAGCTGTGATCAACGGTCAGGACGACAGTCTGCTGCCTGCCAGCTACGGCCAAGGAATCATGCACATGAAGCACCTGGTCCGCTTCAAAACG TCGGAAGCACAGGAGCTGACTATAGTGAAGATGTCCAAGTTCGGCGGAGGCATCGGAGCTCCCAGCAAGGAGGAACGCCTGAAGGCGGCAGCTGACATCCACCTGAGGCTCGGCCAGATCCAGAGATACTGCGAACTCATGGTGGAACTGGGGGAG TGGGAGAAGGCGTTGTCTGTGGCTCCTGGCGTGTCCATGAAGTACTGGAAGAAGCTGATGCAAAG AAGGGCAGATCAGCTGATGAAGGAGGGCAGCAATGATGTCATCCCGTACTGCATCGCCACGGGCGACGTGAAGAAGCTGGTGAACTTCTTCTCCTCCAGAGGGCAACTGAAGGAAGCTCTGCTGGTGGCCCAG GCAGCCTGTGAAGGAAATATCCATGAGCCTGAGATTACTTCAATCAAACACTCTGGAGCCACAGACAACGACAACTCTGAGACCTATACTGg GCTGTTGCATGAAGTGAGTAAAGAACTAGCTGAGTGGTATTTCCAGGATGGACGAGCAGTTCTGGCAGCCTGCTGTCATCTGGCTGTAGACAACAAAGAG ctggcAATGGCCAGTCTGATCCGGGGTAATGAGCTGGAgttggcagtgtgtgtgggtactgTTCTGGGAGACTCTGTCAGTCGGGCCACTCACTACGTCCTGGAGATCCTGGCCAGAAAATACATGACCATGCCCACATG CTTTCCATGTGTGGGAAACAG GGATCTAGCTTCAAGGCTCCTGTTGATGGTCCCTGGTAGTGAGCTGCTCTTAGCCAAGCTGTGTGCCTTCTATCCTGGCAGCTCAGCCGAAATAAATGACCTGCATGAAAAG TGTGGTTTGCCAGGCTTGGAGGAGTGCAAAGCGCTGGCAGAGATCGCGAGCAGCGAGGGAGACGTCTACGAGGCCGTGAAGTACTACCTGCTTAGCCCCGAACCCGAAAAGTCTCTACCCATCGGCCTCGCGTTCATAAAAG AGCAGCTGAGCTGTCCTGACTGGAACGTGGACTCCATCTATCCTGTCCTGAACCTCCTGAGCTACATCAGGACTGATCGCCTCCTTCTGACCAAGTGCAGTGA GCACTGTAATGAGCTGCTCATTCTCTGTGGCTATGTCGGGGCACTGCTGGCCATCGGGAGACAGTACTCCAGTATAGTCCCAGCCCTGTACGAGTACACCAG TCAGCTGttgaagaggagagaggtggcTGTGCCCCTACAGATTGAACAGCTGTCAGTGGAGCTGGAAGCCTGGAGAGcctgtacacactcacacaacaa
- the wdr17 gene encoding WD repeat-containing protein 17 isoform X2 has translation MSQVKQVGLLAAGCQPWNKDVCAASGDRFAYCATLAIYVYQLDHRYSEFKLRAIMSEHKKTITAISWCPHDPEVFASASTDHLLIVWNVAEQKAIARLDNTKGVPASISWSWNSGDSVAFVSHRGPLYVWAVSGPDAGVTVHKEAHSFLSDICLFRWHPLKKGKVVFGHTDGSLSVFQPGSKNQKHVLRPESLEGTDEEDPVTALEWDPLSTDYLLVANMHNGIRLLDCESLACVTTFSLPSAAASVQCLAWVPTAPGMFVTGDSQVGVLRVWNVSRVTPLDNFKLKKTGFHALHVLNSPPAKKDFSSISPSKTHHTSSTSEAIPPPAPSQNQIFSLPPGHAVCCFLDGGVGLYDMGSRKWDFLRDLGHVETIFDCKFKPDDPNLLATASFDGTIKVWDINTLTAVYTSPGNEGVIYSLSWAPGDLNCVAGGTSRNGAFIWDVKKGKMITRFNEHGKNGIFCIAWSHKDSKRIATCSGDGFCIIRTVDGKVLHKYKHPAAVFGCDWSQNNKDMIATGCEDKSVRVYYLATSSDQPLKVFTGHTAKVFHVRWSPLREGILCSGSDDGTVRIWDYTQDACINVLNGHTAPVRGLMWNSEVPYLLMSGSWDYTIRVWDTRDGTCLDTVFDHGADVYGLTCHPSRPFTMASCSRDSTVRLWSLTPLVAPLLVRILTDHSWDDIIGNTDRAMVPGTPPRLCGKVTRDIKQELDKLSASDARREKLRWFSECFSPPGGSHNLWDLVAVINGQDDSLLPASYGQGIMHMKHLVRFKTSEAQELTIVKMSKFGGGIGAPSKEERLKAAADIHLRLGQIQRYCELMVELGEWEKALSVAPGVSMKYWKKLMQRRADQLMKEGSNDVIPYCIATGDVKKLVNFFSSRGQLKEALLVAQAACEGNIHEPEITSIKHSGATDNDNSETYTGLLHEVSKELAEWYFQDGRAVLAACCHLAVDNKELAMASLIRGNELELAVCVGTVLGDSVSRATHYVLEILARKYMTMPTWDLASRLLLMVPGSELLLAKLCAFYPGSSAEINDLHEKCGLPGLEECKALAEIASSEGDVYEAVKYYLLSPEPEKSLPIGLAFIKEQLSCPDWNVDSIYPVLNLLSYIRTDRLLLTKCSEHCNELLILCGYVGALLAIGRQYSSIVPALYEYTSQLLKRREVAVPLQIEQLSVELEAWRACTHSHNKGAEDPPYMCPTEAQRVEFSHLLRRMGEEPARGPQGPDYVTGSNLPSHSDVQISCFTGLRIQGPVFFLEDDKSAISLNDGLMWAKVNPFSPLGTGIHLNPF, from the exons ATGTCACAGGTGAAACAGGTGGGGCTGTTAGCTGCTGGGTGTCAGCCCTGGAACAAGGATGTGTGTGCAGCCAGTGGGGACAGGTTTGCCTACTGTGCTACGCTCGCTATATATGTCTACCAG CTGGACCACAGGTACAGTGAGTTTAAGTTGAGGGCCATCATGTCAGAGCACAAGAAGACCATCACTGCCATCTCATGGTGTCCACATGACCCAGAGGTCTTTGCCAGCGCCAGCACAGATCACCTCCTCATCGTCTGGAACGTGGCGGAGCAGAAGGCGATTGCCCGCCTGGACAACACGAAAG GAGTGCCTGCTAGTATAAGCTGGAGCTGGAACTCAGGCGACAGCGTGGCATTTGTCTCCCACCGCGGCCCGCTCTACGTCTGGGCCGTCTCTGGGCCGGACGCGGGCGTCACCGTCCACAAGGAGGCGCACAGCTTCCTTTCCGACATCTGCCTGTTCCGCTGGCACCCGTTGAAGAAAGGCAAAGTGGTATTCGGCCACACGGATGGgagcctgtctgtctttcagcCAG GCTCGAAGAACCAGAAGCACGTGTTGCGTCCGGAGTCTCTGGAAGGGACGGACGAGGAGGACCCGGTGACAGCTCTGGAATGGGACCCGCTCAGCACAGACTACCTGCTGGTGGCCAACATGCACAACGGCATTCGGCTGCTGGACTGCGAGTCGCTGGCGTGCGTGACGACCTTCAGTTTGCCCAGCGCGGCTGCCTCTGTGCAGTGCCTGGCCTGGGTACCTACAGCACCGGGCATGTTCGTCAcggggg ATTCTCAGGTTGGCGTGCTAAGAGTGTGGAACGTGTCCAGAGTAACGCCGCTGGACAACTTCAAACTGAAGAAGACAGGCTTCCATGCCCTGCATGTTCTAAACTCCCCACCTGCCAAGAAAG acttcAGCTCGATCTCCCCGTCCAAGACCCACCACACGTCGTCCACCAGCGAGGCCATCCCTCCTCCCGCCCCTTCCCAGAATCAGATCTTCTCCCTGCCTCCTGGACACGCCGTCTGCTGCTTCCTAGATGGTGGGGTAGGACTGTACGACATGGGGTCCAGGAAGTGGGACTTCCTCCGTGACCTG GGTCATGTGGAAACCATCTTTGACTGCAAGTTCAAGCCAGACGACCCCAACCTGCTTGCCACGGCCTCGTTCGATGGGACAATCAAAGTGTGGGACATTAACACCCTCACTGCGGTGTACACGTCTCCCGGCAACGAGGGTGTCATCTACTCTCTCTCCTGGGCTCCAG GAGACCTGAACTGCGTGGCGGGGGGCACCTCACGGAACGGGGCATTTATCTGGGAcgtgaaaaaaggaaaaatgatcACAAGATTCAATGAG catgGGAAGAATGGCATATTTTGCATTGCCTGGAGCCACAAAGACTCCAAAAGAATAGCCACATGTAGTGGTGATGGATTTTG CATAATTCGAACAGTTGATGGAAAAGTCTTACACAAGTACAAGCACCCAGCAGCTGTGTTTGGCTGTGACTGGAGTCAGAATAACAA GGACATGATAGCAACTGGATGTGAGGATAAGAGCGTGAGGGTGTACTATTTAGCCACGAGCTCTGACCAGCCACTGAAGGTGTTCACGGGCCACACAGCCAAAGTGTTCCACGTGCGCTGGTCTCCTCTCCGAGAGGGGATCCTCTGTAGCGGCTCAGACGACGG gacggTGCGTATTTGGGACTACACCCAGGATGCCTGCATTAACGTTCTGAATGGACACACAGCCCCAGTGAGGGGCCTAATGTGGAACTCTGAGGTGCCCTACCTGCTTATGTCTGGAAGCTGGGACTACACCATCCGCGTGTGGGACACCAGAGACGGCACCTGCCTGGACACCGTCTTCGACCACGGAGCCGACGTCTACG GCCTGACGTGCCACCCGAGCCGGCCCTTCACCATGGCCTCCTGCTCCAGAGACTCCACCGTGCGCCTGTGGTCCCTCACCCCCCTCGTCGCCCCTCTGCTTGTCCGCATCCTCACTGACCACAGCTGGGATGACATCATAGGGAACACGG ATCGGGCGATGGTGCCTGGGACCCCCCCTCGGCTCTGCGGGAAGGTCACTAGAGACATCAAGCAGGAGCTGGACAAGCTCTCCGCTAGCGATGCCCGCCGGGAGAAGCTGCGCTGGTTCTCTGAGTGCTTTTCT CCTCCAGGAGGGAGCCACAACCTGTGGGATCTGGTAGCTGTGATCAACGGTCAGGACGACAGTCTGCTGCCTGCCAGCTACGGCCAAGGAATCATGCACATGAAGCACCTGGTCCGCTTCAAAACG TCGGAAGCACAGGAGCTGACTATAGTGAAGATGTCCAAGTTCGGCGGAGGCATCGGAGCTCCCAGCAAGGAGGAACGCCTGAAGGCGGCAGCTGACATCCACCTGAGGCTCGGCCAGATCCAGAGATACTGCGAACTCATGGTGGAACTGGGGGAG TGGGAGAAGGCGTTGTCTGTGGCTCCTGGCGTGTCCATGAAGTACTGGAAGAAGCTGATGCAAAG AAGGGCAGATCAGCTGATGAAGGAGGGCAGCAATGATGTCATCCCGTACTGCATCGCCACGGGCGACGTGAAGAAGCTGGTGAACTTCTTCTCCTCCAGAGGGCAACTGAAGGAAGCTCTGCTGGTGGCCCAG GCAGCCTGTGAAGGAAATATCCATGAGCCTGAGATTACTTCAATCAAACACTCTGGAGCCACAGACAACGACAACTCTGAGACCTATACTGg GCTGTTGCATGAAGTGAGTAAAGAACTAGCTGAGTGGTATTTCCAGGATGGACGAGCAGTTCTGGCAGCCTGCTGTCATCTGGCTGTAGACAACAAAGAG ctggcAATGGCCAGTCTGATCCGGGGTAATGAGCTGGAgttggcagtgtgtgtgggtactgTTCTGGGAGACTCTGTCAGTCGGGCCACTCACTACGTCCTGGAGATCCTGGCCAGAAAATACATGACCATGCCCACATG GGATCTAGCTTCAAGGCTCCTGTTGATGGTCCCTGGTAGTGAGCTGCTCTTAGCCAAGCTGTGTGCCTTCTATCCTGGCAGCTCAGCCGAAATAAATGACCTGCATGAAAAG TGTGGTTTGCCAGGCTTGGAGGAGTGCAAAGCGCTGGCAGAGATCGCGAGCAGCGAGGGAGACGTCTACGAGGCCGTGAAGTACTACCTGCTTAGCCCCGAACCCGAAAAGTCTCTACCCATCGGCCTCGCGTTCATAAAAG AGCAGCTGAGCTGTCCTGACTGGAACGTGGACTCCATCTATCCTGTCCTGAACCTCCTGAGCTACATCAGGACTGATCGCCTCCTTCTGACCAAGTGCAGTGA GCACTGTAATGAGCTGCTCATTCTCTGTGGCTATGTCGGGGCACTGCTGGCCATCGGGAGACAGTACTCCAGTATAGTCCCAGCCCTGTACGAGTACACCAG TCAGCTGttgaagaggagagaggtggcTGTGCCCCTACAGATTGAACAGCTGTCAGTGGAGCTGGAAGCCTGGAGAGcctgtacacactcacacaacaa